The following proteins come from a genomic window of Sphaerisporangium rubeum:
- a CDS encoding 2Fe-2S iron-sulfur cluster-binding protein — MVEVRIRVNGVTTPLDLQPEVSLLDALREHLGLTGTKKGCDQGACGACTVLVDGTRINSCLALAVQYDGREITTVEGLAAEGLREAFVEHDGFQCGYCTSGQLCSAAGMLAEHAAGAPSAVTEHLAAGPCELSEPEIRERMSGNLCRCGAYNGIVAAIRQVATAEGAR; from the coding sequence GTGGTCGAGGTACGCATACGGGTCAACGGCGTCACCACGCCGCTCGACCTGCAACCGGAGGTCAGCCTGCTCGACGCGTTGCGCGAGCATCTCGGCCTCACCGGCACCAAGAAGGGCTGCGACCAAGGCGCGTGCGGCGCCTGCACGGTCCTGGTGGACGGGACGAGGATCAACTCCTGCCTGGCGCTCGCCGTGCAGTACGACGGCCGCGAGATCACCACGGTCGAGGGCCTCGCGGCCGAGGGCCTGCGCGAGGCGTTCGTCGAGCACGACGGCTTCCAGTGCGGCTACTGCACCTCCGGCCAGCTCTGCTCGGCCGCCGGCATGCTCGCCGAGCACGCGGCAGGCGCGCCGAGCGCGGTCACCGAGCACCTGGCGGCCGGCCCGTGCGAGCTGTCGGAGCCCGAGATCCGCGAGCGCATGAGCGGCAACCTGTGCCGGTGCGGCGCCTACAACGGCATCGTCGCCGCGATCCGGCAGGTCGCGACGGCGGAGGGGGCCCGATGA
- a CDS encoding TetR family transcriptional regulator — MKQAPFARARRPEQKLQRREAILDAARDLAVRHGVRDVSLGGVASAVGLAKSNVIRYFGTREEIYLELAAEEWRAWRDDVVSKLGPTSGASGVVATLAGTLESRPLLCDLIGHASLSLEYNVSLEAARAFKRVVLGVVDDLGTAIAASGAGLTAGEGAELAGAASALAGTLYPMANPSPVLSRLYAEDPDIAAACPAFRPTLVRALSALAVGIPALR; from the coding sequence ATGAAGCAGGCACCGTTCGCCCGGGCCAGGCGGCCCGAGCAGAAGCTCCAGCGGCGGGAGGCCATCCTCGACGCGGCCAGAGACCTCGCCGTACGGCACGGGGTGCGCGACGTCAGCCTCGGCGGCGTCGCGAGCGCCGTCGGGCTGGCCAAGTCCAACGTCATCCGCTACTTCGGCACCCGCGAGGAGATCTACCTGGAGCTCGCGGCGGAGGAGTGGCGCGCCTGGCGCGACGACGTCGTCTCCAAGCTCGGCCCCACGTCCGGCGCGTCCGGCGTCGTCGCCACGCTCGCCGGCACCCTGGAGTCCCGGCCCCTGCTGTGCGACCTGATCGGCCACGCGTCCCTCAGCCTGGAGTACAACGTCTCCCTGGAGGCGGCCCGCGCGTTCAAACGCGTCGTGCTCGGCGTCGTCGACGACCTCGGCACGGCCATCGCCGCGAGCGGCGCCGGCCTCACCGCCGGCGAAGGCGCCGAGCTGGCCGGTGCCGCCAGTGCGCTGGCCGGCACCCTCTACCCGATGGCCAACCCCTCGCCGGTCCTCAGCCGGCTCTACGCCGAGGACCCCGACATCGCGGCCGCCTGCCCCGCCTTCCGGCCGACGCTCGTCCGGGCCCTGTCCGCGCTCGCCGTCGGCATCCCGGCACTGCGCTGA
- a CDS encoding DsbA family protein, whose translation MGSRVMSKASRQSARDRLREERIRQQQQDKRRRLLLIGLVVAVVIAVVAGGVVYSLNRAEPSRYAGELAPVTVDPAQVTATMAKPGVTTPVLDVYEDFQCPICKEFEHTSSGVIKEFAAQGKIKVVYHLLAFVNPEGSLRAAAASMCVPGDSWMRFHDAVFTKQPDERTALTVGDLKGFAGDAGITDSSVLSCMDSQQHAATVRQRTDATFKDGKVNGTPALFLDGRALSTGETLSADGLRQALTEATKG comes from the coding sequence ATGGGTTCCAGGGTCATGAGCAAGGCGTCCCGGCAGTCGGCGCGCGATCGCCTGCGCGAGGAGCGGATCCGGCAGCAACAGCAGGACAAACGGCGCCGTCTGCTGCTGATCGGCCTTGTGGTCGCCGTGGTGATCGCCGTGGTGGCCGGCGGGGTCGTCTACTCGTTGAACCGCGCGGAGCCGAGCCGGTACGCCGGCGAACTCGCCCCTGTCACCGTCGACCCGGCGCAGGTCACGGCGACCATGGCGAAGCCGGGGGTCACCACGCCGGTGCTGGACGTCTACGAGGACTTCCAGTGCCCCATCTGCAAGGAGTTCGAGCACACGAGCTCCGGTGTCATCAAGGAGTTCGCCGCGCAGGGCAAGATCAAGGTCGTCTACCACCTGCTCGCGTTCGTGAACCCCGAGGGCTCGCTGCGGGCCGCCGCCGCGTCGATGTGCGTGCCGGGGGACTCCTGGATGCGGTTCCACGACGCGGTCTTCACCAAGCAGCCGGACGAGCGTACGGCGCTGACCGTCGGCGACCTGAAGGGCTTCGCCGGCGACGCGGGGATCACCGACTCGTCGGTCCTGTCGTGCATGGACTCCCAGCAGCACGCGGCGACGGTCCGGCAGCGGACCGACGCGACGTTCAAGGACGGCAAGGTCAACGGCACGCCGGCGCTGTTCCTGGACGGCCGGGCCCTCAGCACCGGCGAGACGCTGTCGGCCGACGGCCTGCGCCAGGCGCTCACCGAGGCCACCAAGGGCTGA
- a CDS encoding MmcQ/YjbR family DNA-binding protein produces the protein MGVTIDEFLGILDRLPEVRQVPGGDWVAMKVRDKGFGYLWERTETVGLKATIDEQIALVSERPDVFEKQFTTDRFGWVVVHLAKIELDELTELVTEAWYLTAPKSLADTYEFPAATGEALPG, from the coding sequence ATGGGTGTGACCATCGATGAGTTCCTCGGCATTCTGGACCGGCTTCCCGAGGTGCGGCAGGTCCCTGGCGGTGACTGGGTGGCGATGAAGGTCCGGGACAAGGGCTTCGGCTACCTGTGGGAGCGCACCGAGACCGTGGGGCTCAAAGCCACCATCGACGAGCAGATCGCGCTCGTCTCCGAGCGTCCCGACGTCTTCGAGAAGCAGTTCACCACCGACCGCTTCGGCTGGGTCGTGGTCCACCTCGCCAAGATCGAGCTCGACGAGCTGACCGAGCTCGTCACCGAGGCCTGGTACCTGACGGCCCCCAAGTCCCTGGCGGACACCTATGAGTTCCCTGCCGCTACCGGAGAGGCACTGCCGGGTTGA
- a CDS encoding divalent metal cation transporter: MKKLFAVTLGILTAFGGFVDIGDLVANALVGARFGMSLAWVVLVGVIGICLFAEMSGRIAVASQRPVFDLVRERLGPRAGLTNLGASFFINVLTLAAEIGGAALALELATGIDYLLWVPGVGLVAWLMMWRVRFETMERVFGLAGLALVVFAVAVWKLGPEWGTLAHQTVRPPPDEGIPTYWYYAIALLGGAMTPYEVFFFSSGGVEERWTRKDLVTSRANVFVGFPLGGFLSLAIAACAATVFLPAGIQVESLDQMLLPVGLGLGQIGLALVIFGVFAATFGATLETALSSGYTISQYFGWQWGKFVRPRDAARFHVVVLVVTIVAVALVLTTVDPIKVTEYSLVFSAMALPLTYLPVLMIANDPDYMGDQVNGRFSNALGTVYMVLLLVVAAAAVPLMIATKAGQ, from the coding sequence GTGAAGAAGCTCTTCGCGGTCACGCTCGGCATACTCACCGCGTTCGGCGGGTTCGTCGACATCGGGGACCTGGTCGCGAACGCGCTGGTCGGCGCGCGGTTCGGCATGTCGCTCGCCTGGGTCGTGCTGGTCGGGGTCATCGGCATCTGCCTGTTCGCCGAGATGTCCGGCCGGATCGCGGTCGCCTCGCAGCGGCCGGTGTTCGACCTCGTACGCGAACGGCTCGGACCGCGGGCCGGGCTGACCAACCTCGGGGCGTCGTTCTTCATCAACGTGCTCACCCTCGCCGCGGAGATCGGCGGCGCCGCGCTGGCGCTCGAACTGGCCACCGGGATCGACTACCTGCTGTGGGTGCCGGGTGTGGGGCTGGTGGCGTGGCTCATGATGTGGCGGGTGCGGTTCGAGACCATGGAGCGGGTCTTCGGGCTCGCCGGGCTGGCCCTGGTGGTGTTCGCCGTCGCGGTGTGGAAACTCGGCCCCGAGTGGGGCACGCTGGCGCACCAGACGGTACGTCCGCCGCCGGACGAAGGCATACCGACCTACTGGTACTACGCCATCGCGCTGCTCGGCGGCGCCATGACGCCGTACGAGGTGTTCTTCTTCTCCTCCGGCGGCGTCGAGGAACGCTGGACACGCAAGGACCTCGTGACCTCGCGGGCCAACGTGTTCGTGGGCTTCCCGCTCGGCGGGTTCCTGTCCCTGGCCATCGCCGCCTGCGCGGCCACGGTGTTCCTGCCGGCCGGGATCCAGGTCGAATCGCTCGACCAGATGCTGCTGCCGGTGGGTCTCGGGCTCGGGCAGATCGGGCTGGCGCTGGTCATCTTCGGGGTGTTCGCCGCGACCTTCGGCGCCACGCTCGAGACGGCGCTGTCGTCGGGGTACACGATCAGCCAGTACTTCGGCTGGCAGTGGGGCAAGTTCGTCCGGCCGCGGGACGCCGCGCGGTTCCACGTGGTGGTGCTCGTCGTCACGATCGTCGCCGTCGCGCTCGTGCTCACCACCGTGGACCCGATCAAGGTGACCGAGTACTCGCTGGTGTTCTCCGCGATGGCGCTGCCCCTGACGTACCTGCCGGTGCTGATGATCGCCAACGACCCGGACTACATGGGGGACCAGGTCAACGGCCGGTTCTCCAACGCGCTCGGCACCGTGTACATGGTGCTGCTGCTGGTGGTCGCCGCGGCGGCCGTACCGCTGATGATCGCGACGAAGGCGGGTCAATGA
- a CDS encoding glycosyltransferase, with protein MRVLLWHVHGSWTTAFVQGGHEYVVPLVPGRGPDGRGRARTYVWPGSVREVPADRLREEEPDVVVLQRPHEIELAERWLGRRPGVDVPAVYVEHNAPAGDVPRTVHPLAGRDDIPLVHVTHFNDLFWDSGRAPARVIEHGVVDPGHRYTGELPRAGVVVNEPVRRARVTGTDLLPGFAEAVPLDVFGMKVTGLPYDTFEDLPQHAMHAELARRRVYLHPYRWTSLGLSLIEAMLLGMPVVALACTEAVEAVPAEAGVVSTRVATLTAALASFAADPARAAQAGKAARAAALSRYGLTRFLQDWDALLCEVRR; from the coding sequence ATGAGGGTGCTGCTCTGGCATGTGCACGGGTCGTGGACGACGGCGTTCGTGCAGGGTGGTCACGAGTACGTCGTGCCGCTGGTTCCCGGCAGGGGGCCGGACGGACGGGGTCGAGCGCGGACGTACGTGTGGCCGGGGTCGGTGCGTGAGGTGCCGGCCGATCGGCTGCGTGAGGAGGAGCCCGACGTCGTCGTGCTGCAACGGCCGCACGAGATCGAACTGGCCGAGCGCTGGCTGGGCCGTCGTCCAGGGGTGGACGTGCCGGCGGTGTACGTGGAGCACAACGCGCCGGCGGGGGACGTGCCGCGTACCGTGCATCCGCTGGCCGGCAGGGACGACATCCCTTTGGTGCACGTGACGCATTTCAACGACCTGTTCTGGGACAGCGGCCGTGCGCCGGCCCGGGTCATCGAGCACGGTGTCGTCGACCCGGGGCACCGCTACACCGGTGAGCTGCCCCGCGCGGGGGTCGTGGTCAACGAACCGGTGCGGCGTGCGCGGGTCACGGGGACCGATCTGCTGCCGGGGTTCGCGGAAGCCGTGCCGCTGGACGTGTTCGGCATGAAGGTCACCGGGCTTCCCTACGACACGTTCGAGGACCTGCCGCAGCACGCGATGCACGCCGAGCTGGCCCGCCGCCGGGTCTACCTGCATCCGTACCGCTGGACGTCGCTCGGCCTCTCTCTGATCGAGGCCATGCTGCTCGGCATGCCGGTGGTGGCCCTTGCCTGCACCGAGGCGGTGGAGGCCGTACCGGCCGAGGCGGGGGTGGTGTCCACGAGGGTCGCGACGCTGACGGCGGCCCTGGCGTCGTTCGCGGCCGATCCGGCGCGCGCCGCGCAGGCGGGGAAGGCGGCACGCGCCGCCGCGCTGAGCCGGTACGGTCTGACGCGGTTTCTTCAGGACTGGGACGCGTTGCTGTGCGAGGTGCGCCGGTAG
- a CDS encoding D-glycero-alpha-D-manno-heptose-1,7-bisphosphate 7-phosphatase: MPIYARPAAVLFDRDGTLVVDVPFNTDPDLVRPFPGAKEALDRLRRAGIPIGVVTNQAGVARGLIGEDALREVNMRVEQLLGPFDVWMVCPHDDGDGCDCRKPMPGMVRGAAAALGVAPEDCVVIGDIGRDMEAARAAGARGILVPTPVTSPDDVAAAAEVVADLSAAVDAVLR; encoded by the coding sequence ATGCCGATCTATGCCCGGCCCGCCGCGGTGCTGTTCGACCGGGACGGGACTTTGGTCGTCGACGTTCCCTTCAACACCGATCCCGACCTGGTGCGGCCGTTCCCCGGGGCCAAGGAGGCGCTTGACCGGCTGAGAAGAGCGGGGATCCCGATCGGCGTGGTGACCAACCAGGCGGGGGTCGCGCGGGGTTTGATCGGGGAGGACGCGCTGCGGGAGGTGAACATGCGGGTCGAGCAGTTGCTGGGGCCGTTCGACGTGTGGATGGTGTGTCCGCACGACGACGGTGACGGGTGTGACTGCAGGAAGCCGATGCCGGGGATGGTGCGGGGTGCGGCGGCGGCACTCGGTGTCGCGCCTGAGGACTGTGTGGTGATCGGGGACATCGGCCGGGACATGGAGGCGGCGCGTGCGGCGGGGGCCAGAGGCATCCTGGTGCCGACGCCGGTGACGTCGCCGGACGATGTGGCGGCGGCGGCCGAGGTGGTCGCCGACCTGAGCGCGGCGGTGGACGCGGTGCTGCGATGA
- a CDS encoding UDP-glucuronic acid decarboxylase family protein yields the protein MRIVVTGGAGFLGAHLCERLLDRGDTVICVDNFLTGSPRNVSHLLGRPPFRLVECDITGFVHVAGDVDMVLHFASAASPFDYLRYPIETLKVGSIGTLHALGLAKEKEARFVLASTSEVYGDPMEHPQRETYWGNVNPVGPRSVYDEAKRFAESLTTAYRTAHGTDTAIARIFNTYGPRMRPYDGRAVPTFIRQALNGEPLTVTGDGTQTRSICYVDDTIDAILALADSDYAGPVNIGNPTEMSILHLAETIRDLTGSTSPIHYITRPEDDPAIRCPDITLAGKHLGWHPRIDHLDGLRRTIDWFDAYLHGGRARATSRH from the coding sequence ATGAGGATCGTCGTGACCGGAGGCGCCGGTTTCCTAGGCGCTCACTTGTGCGAACGCCTGCTCGACCGCGGCGACACGGTGATCTGCGTCGACAACTTCCTCACCGGCTCCCCCCGAAACGTCTCCCACCTGCTCGGCCGCCCCCCGTTCCGCCTGGTGGAATGCGACATCACCGGTTTCGTCCACGTCGCAGGCGACGTCGACATGGTCCTCCATTTCGCCTCCGCCGCCTCCCCCTTCGACTACCTGCGCTACCCCATAGAGACCCTGAAGGTCGGCAGCATAGGCACCCTGCACGCCTTAGGCCTGGCCAAGGAAAAAGAGGCCCGTTTCGTCCTCGCCTCCACCAGCGAGGTCTACGGCGACCCCATGGAACACCCCCAGCGCGAAACATACTGGGGCAACGTCAACCCGGTAGGACCCAGAAGCGTGTACGACGAAGCCAAACGTTTCGCCGAATCCCTCACCACCGCCTACCGCACCGCACACGGCACCGACACCGCCATAGCCCGCATCTTCAACACCTACGGCCCCAGAATGCGCCCCTACGACGGCCGCGCCGTCCCCACCTTCATCCGCCAGGCCCTCAACGGCGAACCCCTGACCGTCACCGGCGACGGCACCCAGACCCGCTCCATCTGCTACGTGGACGACACCATAGACGCCATCCTCGCCTTGGCCGACAGCGATTACGCAGGCCCCGTCAACATCGGCAACCCCACCGAAATGTCCATCCTCCACCTGGCGGAAACCATCCGCGACCTGACCGGCTCAACCTCCCCCATCCACTACATAACCCGTCCAGAAGACGACCCCGCCATCCGCTGCCCCGACATAACCCTCGCCGGCAAACACCTGGGCTGGCACCCCCGGATCGACCACCTGGACGGCCTCCGCCGCACCATCGACTGGTTCGACGCCTACTTGCACGGCGGCCGTGCCCGTGCCACCAGCCGTCACTGA
- a CDS encoding tetratricopeptide repeat protein produces MLDALRSGDAAETPRIAVVSGPAGIGKTAMALHWAHQARKEFPDGQLYANLRGHAADDPVEPAEVLGLFIRAFGMPPDRIPGGLAERAALYQSLVSDRRLIVVLDDALSAAQVIPLLPSSAGGVTIVTSRRRLAGLRSRGAVGVQLDRLSDESALELLSRTLGDDRVRREHEAALALVDLCACFPLALCVMAARLATRPRWALAEMVEALTQERRRLIELPLEDEMPIRAALTLSYRNLPPDAARAYRLLGLLPGSTFDDWTAAAALDVPRTQTGDLIAVLVDANMLDDATGGSYRFHDLTRLHARELAVQEDSAETRESVMRRVLDRYLTTTWTASRTIMPYRLAWHSLEGEPAEGHTFTAPTQALDWLDHEFGNLRAAVRAAVDLGMSRTAWELVDAMWPLFVHRGHYAERLEIDLLGMRAAQADGNRYGEAKMLNRVGLAQRALGHTEKAVQYFEQALEIWTSLGERGRIAGSRRRLAIIELDRERSSQAAALFRQALDDYRALGDVRRTAITACDLADALLRGGDEQAALGHLGEAQRLLEAVDDRYSRARVLILLGRAQFAGPETAATLLEQGLQGMRDLGSVHGQARALEALGELALRLGRRTEAHQHFLSAQNLLVKAGARSDRLAELLSRLGDG; encoded by the coding sequence ATGCTCGACGCACTGCGCTCCGGTGACGCCGCGGAAACACCGCGGATCGCCGTGGTGAGCGGACCGGCAGGCATCGGCAAGACCGCGATGGCGCTGCACTGGGCACACCAGGCTCGCAAGGAGTTCCCCGACGGCCAGCTCTACGCGAACCTGCGGGGCCACGCCGCCGACGATCCCGTGGAGCCTGCCGAGGTGCTCGGCCTGTTCATCCGCGCTTTCGGCATGCCACCCGATCGCATACCCGGCGGACTCGCCGAACGAGCGGCCCTCTATCAGTCGCTGGTGAGCGACCGCCGCCTCATCGTCGTACTCGACGACGCGCTGTCCGCCGCGCAGGTCATCCCGCTGCTCCCGTCGTCCGCAGGCGGCGTCACCATCGTCACCAGCCGCCGGCGTCTCGCGGGACTGCGCTCCCGCGGAGCCGTCGGCGTCCAGCTCGACCGCCTCAGCGACGAGTCGGCCCTGGAACTCCTGAGCCGCACCCTCGGAGACGACCGCGTCCGCCGGGAACACGAGGCCGCACTCGCGCTGGTCGATCTGTGCGCATGTTTCCCCCTGGCCTTGTGCGTCATGGCGGCACGCCTCGCCACCCGGCCACGCTGGGCCCTGGCCGAGATGGTCGAAGCCCTCACACAGGAACGTCGGCGCCTCATCGAGCTGCCCCTGGAGGACGAGATGCCGATCCGCGCCGCACTGACCCTCTCCTACCGCAACCTGCCTCCAGACGCGGCCCGCGCGTACCGGCTCCTCGGTCTCCTACCCGGATCCACCTTCGACGACTGGACGGCGGCCGCGGCCCTCGACGTCCCGCGCACACAGACCGGTGACCTGATCGCCGTCCTCGTCGACGCCAACATGCTCGACGACGCAACCGGCGGCTCCTACCGGTTCCACGACCTCACCCGGCTGCACGCCAGGGAACTGGCCGTACAGGAGGACTCCGCCGAGACCCGTGAATCGGTCATGCGCCGTGTCCTCGACCGGTACCTGACCACGACCTGGACGGCGAGCCGCACGATCATGCCGTACCGCCTCGCCTGGCACAGCCTGGAAGGCGAGCCGGCGGAGGGTCACACGTTCACCGCACCCACGCAGGCCCTCGACTGGCTGGACCACGAGTTCGGCAATCTGCGTGCCGCGGTGCGGGCCGCCGTGGACCTCGGCATGTCGCGTACCGCGTGGGAACTGGTGGACGCCATGTGGCCGCTGTTCGTCCACCGCGGTCACTACGCCGAACGGCTGGAGATCGACCTGCTGGGCATGCGCGCGGCGCAGGCCGACGGCAACCGGTACGGCGAGGCCAAGATGCTGAACCGTGTCGGCCTGGCCCAGCGCGCGCTCGGCCACACGGAGAAGGCGGTCCAGTACTTCGAACAGGCCCTGGAGATCTGGACCAGCCTCGGGGAGCGAGGCCGGATCGCCGGCAGCCGCCGCAGGCTCGCGATCATCGAGCTCGACCGGGAACGATCCAGCCAGGCCGCCGCGCTCTTCCGGCAGGCATTGGACGACTACCGCGCACTGGGAGACGTCCGCAGAACGGCGATCACCGCCTGCGACCTCGCCGACGCGCTCCTTCGCGGTGGAGACGAGCAGGCGGCACTCGGGCACCTCGGTGAGGCGCAGCGGCTGCTGGAGGCGGTGGACGACAGGTACAGCCGTGCCCGGGTGCTCATCCTGCTCGGCCGCGCACAGTTCGCCGGGCCGGAGACCGCGGCCACGCTGCTTGAGCAGGGCCTCCAGGGGATGCGCGACCTCGGCTCCGTGCACGGCCAGGCGCGAGCCCTGGAGGCCCTCGGTGAGCTGGCCCTGCGCCTGGGACGACGGACTGAGGCACATCAGCATTTCCTCAGTGCGCAGAACCTGCTGGTGAAAGCCGGTGCCCGCAGCGACCGGCTGGCGGAACTGCTGTCACGGCTCGGCGACGGATGA
- a CDS encoding carbohydrate kinase family protein: MGRSIVVAGAVSFYMSLGVEEFPLPYTPTALPRWFATGVAGAGGHIARVLRTLGDDVRLCSVIGRDLLGTGMRAELGRLGLDGPGIVESERSSAGVVLVGPDGPRMGFPYLEPVNGVDYPPTAFEALARDAGLLVLTNAKFVRPLVPHAARLGIPIAVDTHLIADLDDPYNQPWLEAATIVFCSHERLPCSAEAWSAALLRRYPRCAVVGVGLGARGVLVALRDGRLVRVEAVAPRGVVNTCGAGDALFSTFLHFVCRYGDPVRAARHAVTHAGWKIGHQAPVAASLTYQELSALVESHGPRVSVCHVGSREDEGSRSAGGCSSVAEP; the protein is encoded by the coding sequence ATGGGACGGTCCATCGTGGTCGCGGGTGCGGTGAGTTTCTACATGTCGCTCGGCGTCGAGGAGTTCCCGCTGCCGTACACGCCGACAGCCTTGCCCCGCTGGTTCGCCACCGGAGTGGCAGGCGCGGGAGGACACATCGCGCGGGTTCTGCGGACCCTCGGGGACGACGTGCGGTTGTGCTCGGTGATAGGACGCGACCTGCTCGGCACCGGGATGCGGGCCGAACTCGGCCGGCTCGGGCTGGACGGGCCGGGGATCGTGGAGAGCGAACGGTCGTCGGCGGGGGTGGTGCTGGTCGGGCCGGACGGTCCACGCATGGGGTTCCCGTACCTCGAACCGGTCAACGGGGTCGACTACCCGCCGACGGCGTTCGAGGCGCTGGCTCGTGACGCCGGTCTGCTGGTCCTGACCAACGCCAAGTTCGTCCGGCCGCTGGTGCCGCACGCGGCCCGCCTCGGGATACCCATCGCCGTTGACACCCATCTCATCGCGGACCTGGACGACCCGTACAACCAGCCGTGGCTGGAGGCGGCCACGATCGTCTTCTGCAGCCATGAGCGGCTTCCGTGCTCCGCGGAGGCCTGGTCGGCGGCACTGCTGCGACGGTACCCGCGTTGTGCCGTCGTCGGTGTGGGACTCGGGGCACGCGGTGTGTTGGTGGCGCTGAGGGACGGCCGGCTGGTGCGGGTGGAGGCCGTCGCCCCGCGCGGGGTGGTCAACACGTGCGGCGCGGGTGACGCCTTGTTCTCCACGTTTCTGCACTTCGTGTGCCGGTACGGCGATCCGGTGCGTGCGGCGCGGCACGCGGTGACACACGCCGGCTGGAAGATCGGTCACCAGGCGCCTGTCGCGGCTTCTCTCACGTACCAGGAGCTGTCGGCTCTGGTGGAGTCGCACGGCCCCCGCGTGTCGGTGTGTCACGTGGGCTCGCGAGAAGATGAGGGGAGCCGGTCGGCCGGCGGATGTTCATCCGTCGCCGAGCCGTGA